A single window of Syntrophus aciditrophicus SB DNA harbors:
- a CDS encoding ATP-dependent 6-phosphofructokinase produces MKKVQQEDYIIQNLGECAIQSPVIVNDFTPDSKRLLLKQYLDYSNTGKNKDEKVKREIPLSVEVAGPREKIFFDPSKTKAAIVTCGGLCPGINDVIRAIVMQLYHRYGVRNIIGIKYGFQGLIPSYGHEIVELTPESVENIHREGGSILSSSRGQQNIGEMVDALSRMNVNIFFCIGGDGTMRAAERITEEITRRKLSISLIGIPKTIDNDLNFVQKTFGFDTAIAESENAISCAHVEAKGAPMGIGLVKIMGRLSGQIAVGAALAQNDVNFVLIPEVPFDLEGENGLFKALEKRLIRRKHCVILVAEGAGQELMRTNNTPQETDASGNIRLLDIGYFLKVRIEDYFKKAGIQINLKYIDPSYMIRSVRASASDSIYCSALGQYAVHAGMAGKTGMLVGLLKDEYVHLPIRVVTSGKQIDPEGNLWMRVLESTGQPPSLLNKPLDPPVEEHVVI; encoded by the coding sequence ATGAAAAAAGTTCAGCAGGAAGATTATATTATACAAAACTTGGGTGAATGTGCGATCCAGTCTCCGGTAATCGTTAATGATTTTACGCCCGACAGCAAGCGTTTGCTGCTGAAACAATATCTTGACTATAGTAATACCGGAAAAAATAAGGACGAAAAAGTGAAAAGGGAGATTCCCCTTTCTGTGGAAGTGGCAGGTCCACGGGAAAAAATATTTTTCGATCCTTCCAAAACAAAAGCGGCGATTGTCACTTGCGGCGGCTTGTGCCCGGGAATCAATGACGTGATTCGCGCCATCGTCATGCAATTATATCACCGTTACGGTGTTCGCAACATAATTGGAATAAAGTATGGATTCCAAGGACTTATACCATCATACGGACATGAAATTGTTGAATTGACGCCTGAATCGGTTGAAAATATCCATCGCGAAGGTGGCAGTATATTATCTTCCTCACGAGGTCAGCAGAATATTGGAGAAATGGTTGACGCCCTTTCGCGAATGAATGTCAATATTTTTTTCTGTATCGGCGGTGATGGAACCATGCGCGCGGCTGAACGCATTACAGAGGAAATTACAAGACGAAAATTAAGCATAAGCCTAATCGGTATCCCGAAAACGATCGATAACGATCTGAATTTTGTTCAGAAAACATTCGGGTTTGATACAGCAATCGCTGAATCCGAAAACGCAATCTCCTGCGCCCATGTTGAAGCGAAAGGTGCGCCTATGGGAATAGGACTCGTCAAGATTATGGGACGGCTCTCCGGTCAGATCGCTGTTGGTGCGGCACTGGCACAGAATGACGTCAATTTTGTCCTGATTCCCGAAGTACCTTTTGATCTTGAAGGCGAAAACGGCCTCTTCAAAGCCTTGGAAAAACGTCTCATACGCAGAAAACATTGTGTTATTCTTGTGGCAGAAGGCGCCGGTCAGGAACTGATGCGCACAAATAATACGCCTCAGGAAACAGATGCTTCCGGCAATATCCGTCTGCTGGATATCGGCTATTTTTTAAAGGTGCGGATTGAAGACTACTTTAAAAAAGCGGGCATCCAGATCAATCTGAAATATATTGACCCCAGCTATATGATTCGCAGTGTTCGCGCAAGTGCCAGCGACAGTATCTATTGCTCCGCTCTTGGCCAGTACGCCGTTCATGCCGGGATGGCCGGAAAAACCGGGATGCTGGTCGGTTTATTGAAAGATGAATATGTCCACTTGCCAATCCGGGTTGTTACTTCAGGGAAACAGATCGATCCGGAAGGCAATTTATGGATGCGGGTTCTTGAATCGACGGGTCAGCCTCCTTCCTTGCTTAATAAACCTTTGGACCCTCCTGTTGAGGAACATGTTGTTATTTGA